The Gemmatimonadota bacterium DNA window CCTTCCTCGAGCACGACGACGCCAACCGCGCCCTCATGGGCTCGAACATGCAACGCCAGGCGGTCCCCCTCCTCTTCACCGACGCCCCCCTGGTGGGGACGGGGCTCGAAGGGAAGGTGGCGCAGGACTCCGGCGCCGTGATCACCGCGGCCCGGGGAGGAGAAGTCGTCCAAGTCACCGCGGACGAGATCGTCATCGATACCGGGGCGGTGGGTGCGAAGGGGGCGGACCAACCGCTCGCCCGGCTCGCCCAATTCGACCGCTACCGGCTCAAGAAGTTCTGGCGCACCAACCAGGACACGGCGATCAATCAGCGTCCCCTGGTCCAGAAGGGGGACAGGGTGAAGGGCGGGGCCATCATCGCGGACGGGCCCTCGACAGATCACGGGGAGCTTGCGCTCGGGCGAAACCTCACCGTCGCCTTCATGCCCTGGTTCGGATACAACTTCGAGGACGCGATCATCCTCTCGGAGCGTCTCGTGAGGGGCGACGATCTCACCTCGATCCACATCCAGGAGCTCGAGCTCCACGTCCGCGACACGAAGCGGGGGATGGAAGAGATCACCCGCGAGATCCCGAACGTCTCCGAAGAGGCGCTCCTGGACCTGGACGAGCGCGGAGTCGTCCGGATCGGGGCCCGGGTGAAGGCGGGGGACATCCTCTGCGGGAAGATCACGCCGAAAGGCGAGACCGAACTTTCGCCGGAAGAAAAGCTCCTCACCGCGATCTTCGGAGAGAAGGCAAAAGACGTGAAGGACTCTTCGCTCCGCATTCCTCCCGGGATGGCGGGCGATGTGATCGATGTGAAGGTGTTCTCGCGCCGAATCGACGACCCCCTCCTCGAAAAGGAGCACGGAGCGCGGATCGGTGAGCTCCGGCAGTGGGAGCGCGAGGAGATCCATCGTATTCAGGACGCGCGCGACCAGGAGCTTCTCGAGCTCCTCCACCTCCAGACCGTTGCGCTGATGCTCCGAAAGGGGACGGTGGAGCCGCTCGTGGACGAAGGGACGAAGCTCACGAAGGAGGAAATCGAGGAGCTGGAAATCCGGAAGGTGGACCTCCAGACCCTCAAGGTCCAGAACAAGCAGATGTCGGAACGAATCCGGCGTCTCATCGACGAGGCCCAGAGCCGCATCGACGCGGTGAAGGCACGCACCGAAGACCAGATCGACAAGGTCTTCCAGCCGGACGAGCTCCCGCCCGGGGTGGTCCAACTCGTGAAGGTCTACATCGCCGAGAAGCGGAAGATCGCGGTGGGCGACAAGATGGCCGGGCGGCACGGGAACAAGGGGATCATCGCTCAGATCGCGTCGGAGGAGGACATGCCCTTCCTCCCGGATGGGACCCCGGTGGACATCGTCCTGAACCCGCTCGGTGTGCCTTCGCGCATGAATGTGGGACAGATCCTCGAGACGCACCTCGGGTGGGCCTCCCAGATCCTGGGCTTCGAATCGAAGACTCCGGTCTTCCAGGGCGCCTCGGAAGACGAGATCGGACTCCTCATCAAGGTGGCCGGACTCAAGTGGGCGCGCGATTCCCAAGGACTCAAGACCAAGTTCCCCCTCCACGGGGAGAAGGCGATCCGAACCCTTCTGAAGGCGGTGGGCGCGCCTGCGCCGAAGGGTACGGTGAAGGACCATGGGCCCCCGCCGGTCTCGAGCGGGAGCGGGATCGACGCGGGGGTGAGGGGTCTCGGGCGGAGCCTCGACCACTACCTGACCGCGAACGTTCCGAAGGAAGCGCAGGGCGCGCTCGAAAACATGCGCGATTTCGTCGTGGCAGCGGCCAAGGAGTGGTCGGACC harbors:
- a CDS encoding DNA-directed RNA polymerase subunit beta produces the protein FLEHDDANRALMGSNMQRQAVPLLFTDAPLVGTGLEGKVAQDSGAVITAARGGEVVQVTADEIVIDTGAVGAKGADQPLARLAQFDRYRLKKFWRTNQDTAINQRPLVQKGDRVKGGAIIADGPSTDHGELALGRNLTVAFMPWFGYNFEDAIILSERLVRGDDLTSIHIQELELHVRDTKRGMEEITREIPNVSEEALLDLDERGVVRIGARVKAGDILCGKITPKGETELSPEEKLLTAIFGEKAKDVKDSSLRIPPGMAGDVIDVKVFSRRIDDPLLEKEHGARIGELRQWEREEIHRIQDARDQELLELLHLQTVALMLRKGTVEPLVDEGTKLTKEEIEELEIRKVDLQTLKVQNKQMSERIRRLIDEAQSRIDAVKARTEDQIDKVFQPDELPPGVVQLVKVYIAEKRKIAVGDKMAGRHGNKGIIAQIASEEDMPFLPDGTPVDIVLNPLGVPSRMNVGQILETHLGWASQILGFESKTPVFQGASEDEIGLLIKVAGLKWARDSQGLKTKFPLHGEKAIRTLLKAVGAPAPKGTVKDHGPPPVSSGSGIDAGVRGLGRSLDHYLTANVPKEAQGALENMRDFVVAAAKEWSDQSGSKLEAAFPAVASLSRKRKLDSGLEAAVVEFMTRAGIRPDGKIWLRDGRSGRQFDHPITVGSIYMLKLAHLVDDKIHARSIGPYSLVTQQPLAGKAQFGGQRFGEMEVWALEAYGAAHTLQEILTVKSDDVTGRSKVYEAIVKGENLPDPGIPESFNVLVKELQALGLSVTLGRDE